The following proteins come from a genomic window of Azoarcus sp. PA01:
- the murB gene encoding UDP-N-acetylmuramate dehydrogenase: protein MPSNSAAAPLPALETHADLQALNTFGLPARADRLAIIEHPAQLAPLLARPDWTEAPRLVLGGGSNLVLSGDFHGLVLKVAIGGRRLVGDDDDAWYVEAGAGENWHDFVRWTLAQGWPGLENLSLIPGTVGAAPIQNIGAYGLELAERFASLAAVSLETGASFRLDAADCRFAYRDSIFKHELAGRALVTSVTFRLPKRWLPVTRYADVAEELVARGSVAPRPLDVSDAVIAIRRRKLPDPAALGNVGSFFKNPVVDAATLERLVAGDPGLPHYLQPDGGAKLAAGWLIDRCGWKGRALGPVGVYERQALVLVNRGGATGADVRRLAQAIRDDVSRRFGVELEPEPVFV, encoded by the coding sequence GTGCCAAGTAACAGCGCCGCCGCGCCACTGCCGGCGCTCGAAACCCACGCCGACCTGCAGGCTCTCAACACTTTCGGGCTCCCGGCGCGGGCCGACCGCCTCGCGATCATCGAGCATCCGGCGCAACTCGCCCCGCTGCTCGCCCGACCCGACTGGACCGAAGCGCCACGGCTCGTGCTCGGCGGCGGCAGCAACCTGGTATTGAGCGGCGATTTCCACGGGCTCGTGCTGAAAGTCGCGATCGGCGGACGCCGCCTCGTCGGCGACGACGACGACGCGTGGTACGTCGAGGCCGGCGCCGGAGAGAACTGGCACGATTTCGTACGCTGGACGCTCGCGCAAGGCTGGCCGGGGCTCGAGAACCTGTCGCTCATTCCCGGCACCGTCGGCGCGGCCCCGATCCAGAACATCGGCGCGTATGGGCTCGAACTCGCCGAACGCTTCGCCTCGCTCGCCGCCGTGTCGCTGGAAACCGGCGCGAGCTTCCGGCTGGACGCCGCCGACTGCCGCTTCGCCTATCGCGACAGCATTTTCAAGCATGAGCTGGCGGGCCGTGCGCTCGTCACGTCGGTCACTTTCCGCTTGCCGAAGCGCTGGCTGCCGGTCACCCGCTACGCGGATGTCGCGGAAGAACTCGTCGCGCGCGGGAGCGTCGCCCCGCGTCCGCTCGACGTTTCCGACGCCGTGATCGCGATCCGCCGACGCAAGCTGCCCGACCCGGCAGCGCTCGGCAATGTCGGCAGCTTCTTCAAAAACCCGGTCGTCGACGCGGCCACGCTCGAACGCCTCGTTGCCGGCGACCCCGGACTGCCGCACTACCTGCAGCCCGACGGCGGCGCGAAGCTCGCCGCCGGCTGGCTGATCGACCGCTGCGGCTGGAAAGGGCGCGCCCTCGGGCCGGTCGGCGTGTATGAAAGGCAGGCGCTGGTGCTCGTCAACCGCGGCGGAGCGACCGGCGCCGACGTCCGGCGCCTCGCGCAGGCGATCCGCGACGACGTTTCGCGGCGCTTCGGCGTGGAGCTCGAACCCGAGCCGGTCTTCGTCTGA
- a CDS encoding nicotinamide-nucleotide amidohydrolase family protein produces the protein MMDRELAALSVQTGAWLGARGMRLASAESCTGGWIAEVVTATAGSSAWFDCGFVTYSNEAKQQLLGVAAATLADFGAVSEETVRELVAGTLARSRADVALAVSGVAGPGGGTAAKPVGMVCFAWGRRGGGIDSETRHFSGDRETVRRQAVIRALRGIMTYDFPAGR, from the coding sequence ATGATGGACAGGGAACTGGCTGCACTGTCGGTGCAAACCGGCGCGTGGCTCGGGGCTCGGGGCATGCGGCTTGCGAGTGCCGAATCGTGCACCGGTGGCTGGATCGCCGAAGTGGTCACGGCGACGGCCGGCAGCTCGGCGTGGTTCGACTGTGGTTTCGTTACGTATTCGAACGAGGCCAAGCAGCAGCTCCTCGGAGTGGCGGCGGCGACGCTCGCGGACTTCGGCGCCGTCAGCGAGGAGACCGTGCGCGAGCTGGTCGCCGGGACGCTCGCGCGCAGCCGGGCCGATGTCGCGCTGGCGGTGTCCGGCGTCGCCGGCCCGGGCGGCGGCACGGCAGCCAAGCCGGTCGGCATGGTGTGTTTCGCGTGGGGTCGGCGCGGGGGCGGGATCGACAGCGAAACGCGGCATTTTTCCGGGGATCGGGAAACGGTGCGGCGCCAGGCGGTGATCCGGGCGCTGCGCGGGATAATGACATATGATTTCCCGGCAGGCCGCTGA
- the recA gene encoding recombinase RecA yields MDDNKAKALAAALSQIEKQFGKGSIMRMGDGTIERDIQTVSTGSLGLDIALGLGGLPRGRVVEIYGPESSGKTTLTLQVIAEMQKLGGTAAFIDAEHALDVGYAEKLGVNIQDLLISQPDTGEQALEIADMLVRSGGVDIVVIDSVAALTPKAEIEGEMGDQLPGLQARLMSQALRKLTANIKRTNTLVIFINQIRMKIGVMFGSPETTTGGNALKFYASVRLDIRRTGAIKKGDEVVGSETRCKVVKNKVAPPFKEAHFDILYGEGISREGEIIDLGVQHKIVDKSGAWYAYQGEKIGQGKDNSREFLRANPALAREIENKVRALVGLNAMAVEGAPAAVASVEP; encoded by the coding sequence ATGGACGACAACAAGGCCAAGGCTCTCGCCGCCGCGCTCTCGCAGATCGAGAAGCAGTTCGGCAAAGGTTCGATCATGCGGATGGGCGACGGCACCATCGAACGTGACATCCAGACGGTGTCGACCGGCTCGCTCGGGCTCGACATCGCGCTCGGGCTGGGCGGTCTGCCGCGCGGGCGGGTCGTCGAAATCTACGGCCCCGAATCTTCCGGCAAGACGACGCTGACGCTGCAGGTCATCGCCGAAATGCAGAAGCTCGGCGGCACCGCTGCGTTCATCGACGCCGAGCACGCGCTCGACGTCGGCTACGCCGAGAAGCTCGGCGTGAACATCCAGGATCTGCTGATTTCGCAGCCAGACACCGGCGAGCAGGCGCTCGAGATCGCCGACATGCTGGTGCGTTCGGGCGGCGTCGACATCGTCGTCATCGACTCGGTCGCGGCGCTGACGCCGAAAGCCGAGATCGAAGGCGAGATGGGCGACCAGCTGCCCGGCCTGCAGGCGCGCCTGATGAGCCAGGCGCTCCGCAAGCTCACTGCGAACATCAAGCGCACCAACACGCTGGTGATCTTCATCAACCAGATCCGCATGAAGATCGGCGTGATGTTCGGCAGCCCGGAGACCACGACCGGCGGCAACGCGCTGAAGTTCTACGCTTCGGTGCGGCTCGACATCCGCCGCACCGGCGCGATCAAGAAAGGCGACGAAGTGGTCGGCTCGGAGACGCGCTGCAAGGTCGTCAAGAACAAAGTCGCGCCGCCGTTCAAGGAAGCGCATTTCGACATCCTCTATGGCGAAGGCATCTCGCGCGAAGGCGAGATCATCGACCTCGGCGTGCAGCACAAGATCGTCGACAAGTCCGGCGCGTGGTATGCGTACCAGGGCGAGAAGATCGGCCAGGGCAAGGACAATTCGCGCGAATTCCTGCGTGCGAACCCGGCTCTCGCGCGCGAGATCGAGAACAAGGTCCGCGCGCTGGTCGGTCTGAACGCAATGGCTGTCGAAGGTGCACCCGCCGCGGTGGCTTCCGTCGAGCCCTGA
- a CDS encoding phosphatidylglycerophosphatase A: MPPTCRLLLSHPAHFISLGFGTGLAPRAPGTAGTLAAWLLYPLLRAPISDFVFLALLASFFVAGLIAAERTGRALGVPDHGAIVWDEIVAFWLVLFFTPANLLWQSLAFVLFRFFDIVKPQPIRWIDSRIKGGLGVMLDDVIAAGYAILALALLVRFFG, encoded by the coding sequence TTGCCCCCGACGTGTCGCCTGCTCCTGAGCCATCCGGCCCATTTCATCTCGCTCGGTTTCGGCACGGGGCTCGCGCCGCGCGCGCCCGGCACGGCCGGCACGCTTGCCGCTTGGCTGCTGTACCCGCTGCTGCGCGCACCGATCTCGGATTTCGTGTTCCTCGCGCTGCTGGCGAGTTTCTTCGTCGCCGGCCTGATCGCCGCCGAGCGCACAGGGCGAGCGCTCGGCGTGCCCGACCACGGGGCGATCGTCTGGGACGAAATCGTCGCGTTCTGGCTGGTACTATTCTTCACTCCGGCGAACCTCCTCTGGCAGAGCCTCGCGTTCGTGCTGTTCCGCTTTTTCGATATCGTCAAGCCGCAACCAATCCGGTGGATAGACAGTCGCATCAAGGGTGGCCTGGGCGTGATGCTCGACGACGTGATCGCGGCCGGCTACGCCATTCTCGCGCTGGCTTTGCTGGTGCGTTTTTTTGGATGA
- the ptsN gene encoding PTS IIA-like nitrogen regulatory protein PtsN — protein sequence MSLIAELLPPSNVVIDLDASSKKRVFEQAGLLFENNHGIARSVVFDSLFSRERLGSTGLGQGIAIPHGRIKGLKDAAGAFLRLATPVQFDAPDGRPVNMLFVLLVPEQANERHLQLLSELAQMFSDRDFRERLLAAPDAATIHSLFASWGPHATDERRAAV from the coding sequence ATGAGCCTCATTGCCGAACTCCTGCCACCTTCAAACGTGGTCATCGACCTCGACGCGAGCAGCAAGAAGCGCGTCTTTGAACAGGCTGGCCTGCTGTTCGAGAACAACCACGGCATCGCCCGCAGCGTGGTATTCGACAGCCTGTTTTCACGCGAACGCCTCGGTTCGACCGGGCTCGGCCAGGGGATTGCGATTCCGCACGGCCGCATCAAGGGCCTGAAGGACGCGGCGGGCGCGTTTCTGCGCCTCGCGACGCCGGTGCAGTTCGACGCGCCGGACGGGCGGCCGGTCAACATGCTGTTCGTGCTGCTGGTGCCGGAGCAGGCGAACGAGCGCCACCTGCAGCTGCTCTCCGAACTCGCGCAGATGTTCAGCGACCGCGACTTCCGCGAGCGCCTGCTCGCCGCGCCCGATGCCGCGACGATCCACTCCCTGTTCGCCTCGTGGGGACCCCATGCGACAGACGAACGTCGCGCTGCTGTATGA
- a CDS encoding TAXI family TRAP transporter solute-binding subunit, whose protein sequence is MRVSAIGIVAGLLVALQIPAASAAAEFKIVTASERGTYIQIGRDIAKFIAPDANIALEVLPSAGSAENVRRLRYEPGVKFAMVQSDVYQAFLDQGQEGNVAAARMLHPLRVIMPLYNEEIYFITRADTPAEFIHEIKDAKINVGPVGSGTALSATTLYRLMFGKPIAEENTSYLSNEDALVKLLTEKTLDVVVVVAGQPAKLLTDMKPEARQFIKLLKLDPDHSTSRAALRTYFPATVRAANYPNVLTEDVPGLAVKAFLVTYNYNRPETIRYLTKFAESLCHNFPRLRSEGHPKWHEVELSLPALGKGWSYFPPMERHLRACPELTPAASRTVEQSQCTQQEKILGLCE, encoded by the coding sequence ATGCGAGTATCGGCGATCGGCATCGTTGCAGGCCTCCTCGTCGCGCTCCAGATTCCGGCAGCATCGGCAGCGGCGGAGTTCAAGATCGTGACTGCCTCGGAGCGCGGGACTTACATTCAGATCGGCCGCGACATCGCGAAATTCATCGCCCCGGACGCGAACATCGCGCTCGAAGTGCTGCCGTCGGCCGGCTCGGCCGAAAACGTGCGGCGCCTGCGCTACGAGCCCGGCGTGAAGTTCGCGATGGTGCAGTCGGACGTCTATCAGGCCTTCCTCGACCAAGGACAGGAAGGCAACGTCGCCGCGGCCCGCATGCTGCATCCGCTGCGCGTGATCATGCCGCTGTACAACGAGGAGATCTACTTCATCACGCGGGCCGACACCCCCGCTGAATTCATCCACGAAATAAAGGACGCGAAAATCAACGTCGGCCCGGTGGGCAGCGGCACTGCGCTGTCGGCGACGACGCTGTACCGGCTGATGTTCGGCAAACCGATCGCCGAGGAAAACACCAGCTACCTTTCGAACGAGGACGCGCTCGTCAAGCTGCTGACCGAAAAGACGCTCGACGTCGTCGTCGTCGTCGCCGGGCAGCCGGCGAAGCTCCTGACCGACATGAAACCCGAGGCGCGCCAGTTCATCAAGCTGCTCAAGCTCGATCCGGACCACAGCACGAGCCGCGCCGCGCTGCGCACGTATTTTCCGGCCACCGTACGCGCCGCGAACTATCCCAACGTGCTGACCGAGGACGTCCCCGGCCTCGCGGTCAAGGCGTTCCTCGTGACCTACAATTACAACCGCCCCGAGACGATCCGCTACCTGACGAAATTCGCCGAGTCGCTGTGCCACAATTTCCCGCGGCTGCGCAGCGAAGGCCACCCGAAGTGGCATGAAGTCGAGCTTTCGCTGCCGGCGCTGGGCAAGGGCTGGTCCTACTTTCCGCCGATGGAGCGGCATCTGCGCGCGTGCCCGGAGCTGACGCCGGCGGCGTCCCGAACCGTCGAGCAGAGCCAGTGCACGCAGCAGGAAAAAATTCTCGGCCTGTGCGAGTGA
- the recX gene encoding recombination regulator RecX, producing the protein MAEISLRERAIRHLARRDHSRAELARKLAPYGTAEEIDDVLTRMHELELLSDRRFAEAWVRGKAARFGTARLRHDLAQRGVARETVEAALASASGADELGRARQVWTGKFGVAPADAREWAKQARFLQSRGFGGDVIRKVLNETPDESA; encoded by the coding sequence ATGGCTGAAATCAGCTTGCGGGAACGGGCGATACGCCATCTCGCGCGACGCGACCATTCCCGCGCCGAACTCGCCCGCAAGCTGGCGCCCTACGGCACCGCCGAGGAAATCGACGACGTCCTGACCCGCATGCACGAACTGGAACTGCTCTCCGACCGGCGCTTCGCCGAAGCCTGGGTGCGCGGCAAGGCCGCCCGCTTCGGCACTGCCCGCCTGCGCCACGACCTGGCGCAGCGGGGAGTTGCGCGCGAGACGGTCGAGGCTGCGCTGGCGAGCGCAAGCGGCGCTGACGAACTCGGCCGCGCCCGTCAGGTATGGACGGGCAAGTTCGGCGTCGCTCCGGCCGATGCCCGGGAGTGGGCGAAGCAGGCGCGCTTCCTGCAAAGCCGCGGCTTCGGCGGCGATGTGATCCGCAAGGTACTGAACGAGACGCCCGATGAGTCTGCTTAA
- the lptB gene encoding LPS export ABC transporter ATP-binding protein — MSLLKVAGLQKRYKARTVVHDVGFEVGSGEVVGLLGPNGAGKTTCFYMIVGLVRADGGDITLDAALLTHLPIHARARLGLSYLPQEMSVFRKLTVAENIRAVLELQALTDEQIAARLEQLLEELGIAHLRDNTAISLSGGERRRCEIARALATDPRLILLDEPFAGVDPIAVLDIQKIIRFLKDRGIGVLITDHNVRETLGICDRAYIISEGRVLASGRPGEIVANEKVRQVYLGEHFRL; from the coding sequence ATGAGTCTGCTTAAGGTTGCCGGGCTGCAAAAGCGCTACAAGGCACGCACGGTTGTCCACGACGTCGGCTTCGAAGTCGGCAGCGGCGAAGTCGTCGGCCTGCTCGGGCCGAACGGCGCCGGCAAGACGACGTGTTTCTACATGATCGTCGGGCTCGTGCGGGCCGACGGCGGCGACATCACGCTCGACGCGGCGCTTCTCACGCACTTGCCGATCCACGCGCGCGCGCGTCTCGGGCTGTCCTACCTGCCGCAGGAGATGAGCGTCTTCCGCAAGCTCACCGTCGCCGAGAACATCCGTGCGGTGCTCGAACTGCAGGCGCTCACCGACGAGCAGATCGCGGCGCGACTCGAACAACTGCTCGAGGAGCTCGGCATCGCGCACCTGCGCGACAACACTGCGATCTCGCTGTCCGGCGGTGAGCGGCGGCGCTGCGAAATCGCCCGCGCGCTCGCGACCGACCCGCGCCTGATCCTGCTCGATGAGCCGTTCGCCGGCGTCGATCCGATCGCCGTGCTCGACATCCAGAAGATCATCCGTTTCCTCAAGGATCGCGGCATCGGCGTGCTGATCACCGACCACAACGTGCGCGAGACGCTCGGCATCTGCGACCGCGCCTACATCATCAGCGAAGGCCGCGTGCTCGCGAGCGGGCGGCCCGGCGAAATCGTCGCCAACGAGAAAGTCCGCCAGGTCTATCTCGGCGAGCATTTCCGCCTCTGA
- the hprK gene encoding HPr(Ser) kinase/phosphatase, which yields MRQTNVALLYEAQRERLALTHVSGQLDRTISVTEDRIWPADLIGHLNLIHPARLQILGAAELSWAQRQSREKIGHHLTEIINARPPAIIVADKCQIPPILRTICENADIALFTTPHPAASVIDQLRLYLSRELAEKISLHGVFMDVLGLGVFITGNSGAGKSELALELISRGHGLVADDIVEFSRIAPTVLEGRCPEMLKDFIEVRGLGILNIRTIFGETACRRKMRLRLVVHLERRLPGQTDPSRLPMHRETQEVLGVPVLRAILPVAAGRNIAVLLEAAVRSTILQLRGIDSTQEFIDRQQRMLEGEPGPD from the coding sequence ATGCGACAGACGAACGTCGCGCTGCTGTATGAAGCGCAGCGCGAAAGGCTGGCGCTGACGCACGTCAGCGGACAGCTCGACCGCACGATTTCGGTCACTGAAGATCGCATCTGGCCGGCAGACCTGATCGGCCACCTGAACCTGATCCACCCGGCCCGGCTGCAGATCCTCGGCGCCGCGGAGCTGTCGTGGGCGCAGCGTCAGTCCCGCGAGAAAATCGGCCATCATCTCACCGAGATCATCAACGCCCGCCCGCCGGCGATCATCGTCGCCGACAAGTGTCAGATCCCGCCGATCCTGCGCACGATCTGCGAGAACGCCGACATCGCGCTGTTCACCACGCCTCATCCGGCCGCGAGCGTCATCGACCAGCTGCGCTTGTACCTGTCGCGCGAGCTCGCCGAGAAAATCTCGCTGCACGGCGTGTTCATGGACGTGCTCGGACTGGGCGTGTTCATCACCGGCAACTCCGGCGCCGGGAAGTCCGAACTCGCGCTGGAGCTGATCTCGCGCGGCCATGGCTTGGTCGCGGACGACATCGTCGAATTCTCGCGCATCGCGCCGACCGTGCTCGAAGGCCGCTGCCCCGAAATGCTCAAGGATTTCATCGAGGTGCGCGGCCTCGGCATCCTCAACATCCGCACCATCTTCGGCGAGACCGCATGCCGCCGCAAGATGCGCCTGCGCCTCGTGGTCCATCTCGAGCGGCGCCTGCCCGGCCAGACCGATCCTTCGCGGCTGCCGATGCACCGCGAAACCCAGGAGGTGCTGGGCGTGCCGGTCCTCCGCGCGATCCTGCCGGTCGCAGCGGGCCGCAACATCGCGGTGCTGCTCGAAGCCGCCGTGCGTTCGACGATCCTGCAGCTGCGCGGCATCGACTCGACGCAGGAGTTCATCGACCGGCAGCAACGCATGCTCGAAGGCGAGCCGGGCCCGGACTGA
- a CDS encoding RNA polymerase factor sigma-54 encodes MKPTLQLKLSQHLTLTPQLQQSIKLLQLSTLELNQELERFLLENPMLEREDGDGSDFAPPPATAAVTGGESETPAAANEQHAEAGPANLDEAGEWSSAGSGSSNRDDEDDSDYQEFQAAETSLRDHLDQQVSLSPLSDRDRALVRFIIEALDDDGYLNQSLEELLPLLPPELEYDLDDLSIALHHVQNLDPAGVAARTPQECLSLQLRAMRPTPARELALKIVDHHLELLAERNFVRLKRLLGCDDDALRCAHLLICSLDPHPGSQHSVQETRYIMPDVVVRKQRGRWVVTLNPEAMPKLRINSLYASILQQNRGSGGALTSQLQEARWLIKNVQQRFDTILRVSQAIVDQQRQFFDYGEVAMRPLTLREIADQLELHESTVSRVTTQKFMATPRGVFELKYFFGSHVATDTGGAASSTAIRALIRQLVEAEDRKKPLSDAKIAELLGQQGIVVARRTIAKYRESLNIPPVSLRKTI; translated from the coding sequence ATGAAGCCGACCCTCCAGCTCAAACTCTCCCAGCACCTCACGCTGACGCCGCAACTGCAGCAGTCGATCAAGCTGCTGCAGCTATCGACGCTCGAACTGAACCAGGAACTCGAGCGCTTCCTGCTCGAGAACCCGATGCTCGAACGCGAGGACGGCGACGGCAGCGATTTTGCCCCCCCGCCCGCGACCGCCGCAGTCACAGGCGGAGAGAGCGAAACCCCTGCCGCCGCGAACGAACAGCACGCCGAAGCCGGACCGGCGAACCTCGACGAAGCCGGGGAATGGTCGAGCGCCGGAAGCGGCTCGTCGAACCGCGACGACGAGGACGACAGCGACTATCAGGAGTTCCAGGCCGCCGAAACCAGCCTGCGCGACCACCTCGACCAGCAGGTCAGCCTGTCGCCGCTGTCCGATCGCGATCGCGCGCTGGTGCGCTTCATCATCGAGGCGCTCGACGACGACGGCTATCTGAACCAGTCGCTCGAAGAGCTGCTGCCGCTGCTGCCGCCGGAACTCGAATACGACCTCGACGACCTGTCGATCGCGCTGCACCATGTGCAGAACCTCGACCCCGCAGGCGTTGCGGCGCGCACGCCGCAGGAATGCCTCAGCCTGCAGCTGCGCGCGATGCGGCCGACGCCGGCGCGCGAACTCGCGCTGAAAATCGTCGATCATCACCTCGAACTCCTTGCCGAACGCAATTTCGTCCGCCTCAAGCGGCTGCTCGGCTGCGACGACGATGCGCTGCGCTGCGCGCACCTGCTGATCTGCAGCCTCGATCCGCACCCCGGGTCGCAGCATTCGGTGCAGGAAACGCGCTACATCATGCCCGACGTCGTCGTGCGCAAGCAGCGCGGGCGCTGGGTCGTCACGCTGAACCCCGAAGCGATGCCGAAACTGCGCATCAACTCGCTGTACGCGAGCATCCTGCAGCAGAATCGCGGCTCGGGCGGCGCCTTGACGAGCCAGTTGCAGGAAGCGCGCTGGCTGATCAAGAACGTGCAGCAGCGTTTCGACACGATCCTGCGCGTCTCCCAGGCGATCGTTGACCAGCAGCGGCAGTTCTTCGATTATGGCGAGGTGGCGATGCGCCCGCTGACGCTGCGGGAAATCGCGGACCAGCTGGAACTGCACGAATCGACGGTGTCGCGAGTCACGACACAAAAATTCATGGCCACCCCGCGAGGCGTGTTCGAACTGAAATATTTTTTCGGCAGTCACGTCGCCACCGACACCGGTGGAGCGGCATCCTCAACGGCGATTCGCGCGCTGATCCGCCAGTTGGTCGAAGCCGAAGACAGAAAGAAACCTCTGTCCGACGCAAAGATTGCCGAATTGTTGGGCCAGCAAGGTATCGTGGTGGCGCGGCGCACCATTGCAAAATACCGCGAATCACTCAATATCCCGCCGGTCAGCCTGCGCAAGACGATCTGA
- the raiA gene encoding ribosome-associated translation inhibitor RaiA, with protein MNLNITGHHVEVSPAIREYVTNKLDRVIRHFDNVTSVGVILSVEKLRQKAEVTLHVRGKDIYVESDDVDLYAAIDAMVDKLDRQVMKYKQKAFDHNHDALKHQSTEL; from the coding sequence ATGAATCTCAACATTACCGGACATCACGTCGAAGTCAGCCCCGCGATCCGCGAATATGTCACGAACAAGCTCGACCGCGTGATCCGCCATTTCGACAACGTGACGAGCGTCGGCGTGATTCTTTCGGTGGAGAAGCTCCGGCAGAAGGCCGAAGTTACCCTGCACGTGCGCGGCAAGGACATCTACGTCGAGAGCGACGACGTCGACCTGTATGCGGCGATCGACGCGATGGTCGACAAGCTCGACCGCCAAGTCATGAAGTACAAGCAGAAAGCGTTCGATCACAATCACGACGCGCTGAAGCACCAAAGCACGGAACTCTGA
- the thiL gene encoding thiamine-phosphate kinase: protein MPSEFDLIRHHFTRAARHTELAVGDDAALFTPRPGMQLATSTDMLVAGTHFFADTDPEALGWKALAVNLSDLAAMGAEPRWALLALALPAADETWIEAFARGFFACAAQFDVDLAGGDTTRGPLNLCVTITGEVPTGMAVTRAGARPGDDLWITGEPGRGALGLAFLRGDTALDAAAVAPCLDALHRPQPRVAAGLALRGVADAMLDVSDGLVGDLAHILEASGTGAVLDLAALPLGALLAAGADFEFAQRCVLGGGDDYELLFTAAAAQRERLVALARQLDLPFTRIGTITGDAGRLLLRHPDGSERPPACRSYDHFI, encoded by the coding sequence ATGCCTTCCGAATTCGACCTGATCCGCCACCACTTCACCCGCGCTGCGCGCCACACCGAGCTCGCCGTCGGCGACGACGCGGCGCTGTTCACGCCGCGCCCGGGCATGCAGCTCGCGACCTCGACCGACATGCTCGTCGCCGGTACGCATTTCTTCGCCGACACGGACCCCGAGGCGCTCGGCTGGAAAGCGCTGGCAGTCAACCTCTCCGATCTCGCGGCGATGGGAGCCGAACCGCGTTGGGCGCTGCTCGCGCTCGCGCTGCCGGCGGCCGACGAAACGTGGATCGAGGCGTTCGCACGCGGTTTCTTCGCGTGCGCCGCGCAGTTCGATGTCGACCTCGCCGGCGGCGACACGACGCGCGGCCCGCTCAACCTGTGCGTGACGATCACCGGTGAAGTGCCGACAGGCATGGCGGTCACGCGCGCCGGCGCGCGCCCGGGCGACGACCTCTGGATCACCGGCGAACCCGGCCGCGGCGCGCTCGGCCTCGCGTTCCTGCGCGGCGACACGGCGCTCGATGCCGCCGCGGTCGCGCCGTGCCTCGACGCGCTGCACCGTCCGCAGCCGCGCGTCGCCGCCGGGCTTGCGCTGCGCGGCGTCGCCGACGCGATGCTGGACGTCTCCGACGGGCTGGTCGGCGATCTCGCGCACATCCTCGAGGCTTCCGGCACCGGCGCGGTCCTCGACCTCGCCGCGCTGCCGCTCGGCGCGCTGCTCGCGGCGGGCGCCGACTTCGAATTCGCGCAGCGCTGCGTGCTCGGCGGCGGCGACGACTACGAGCTGCTATTCACCGCCGCCGCGGCGCAACGCGAGCGGCTCGTCGCGCTCGCGCGGCAGCTCGATCTGCCGTTCACGCGCATCGGCACGATCACCGGCGACGCCGGCCGCCTGCTGCTGCGGCACCCCGACGGCAGCGAACGCCCGCCGGCGTGCCGCAGCTACGATCATTTCATCTGA